A section of the Humulus lupulus chromosome 2, drHumLupu1.1, whole genome shotgun sequence genome encodes:
- the LOC133814622 gene encoding uncharacterized protein LOC133814622 gives MKEVMSKKRRLEDYETVKLTEERSAIIKRQLLEKLKDPRIFTIPCVIGELHIEKALCDLGSNRSLTYLRGIIENVVVKIDRFIFSVDYVVLDMEEDQEFR, from the exons ATGAAGGAGGTGATGTCTAAGAAGCGTAGGTTAGAGGACTATGAAACAGTGAAGCTAACAGAAGAACGTAGTGCCATTATCAAGAGACAATTACTGGAAAAGTTGAAAGATCCGAGAATTTTTACAATTCCATGTGTTATTGGTGAACTACATATTGAGAAGGCCTTATGTGATTTGGGTTCTA ATCGTTCTTTGACGTATCTTAGAGGTATCATTGAAAATGTTGTAGTGAAGATTGATAGATTCATTTTTTCGGTGGATTATGTTGTGCTTGACATGGAGGAAGACCAAGAATTTCGATAA